The Oceanispirochaeta sp. nucleotide sequence CCCTCTTATGCGTAAGTGCCTTCGGGAATACTCTGTTCTGGATCACCATCGGAGGGATCATATATATAACCACAGGCATTACAAACCCATATCATTTTTATCTCCTTTAATGTCTATCCACTAAGGGCTTAACGATTTTCGATTGGAATAAATTCCCTGTCCAGTGGTCCTTCAAAAAGAGCCTTAGGCCTGAAGATCCTGTTATCCTGCCTCTGCTCCAGGATATGAGACAACC carries:
- a CDS encoding rubredoxin — encoded protein: MIWVCNACGYIYDPSDGDPEQSIPEGTYA